Below is a genomic region from Henckelia pumila isolate YLH828 chromosome 3, ASM3356847v2, whole genome shotgun sequence.
CACCAATGTCATATAGTCTTGGTGTCGGGGCGTGACAGTAAAAGAGAGATCGTGAGATGGAGAGAGCTTGAATGAGAGAGCAGAATATACACATAATTAATTGAAAGAGAAGAATTCTGAAGAACCAAACCATCAAAGATCACATATTCCAATTAAAGAATTATCGCTGCTTTCTGGTGTTGTTCGACGTGTTGGAAAACACCGACTGACAACACCCTGGCCACTGCATATTGAAGATATTTCTGGCTTTCTACCTTGCGGCTGTGTTTCTGTTTATACACCATTTGGTTTTCTATACTTGGTTTATAGCTTTAGGGTGTGGTTTTAActtctcaacttgttgaaaaatttggtttttgtttttacaCTCTTtggtttttctttttcaatcctAGAATTGAATTTAGAGTGGTGTTAGGATGTATCAACGTGTTGAGAGATTTAACTTTGATTGGTTTACTAGGATTGGTTTTTGTAATTGAATATTACTTTGTCCTAGTAATTATTTTTTGTCATAAGGCATCGCACTTGTGTACAGtaacttttttattattttatatttattttcgcTGCGTTATTATTCGTAACAATTCGTTATTGATTGAACTTATCTATTTCCATTCGAACTTGTTAAGTCTCAGGAGGTGTTGCCCTTTGATGTTTCCAACATCATAGGACAGCATCAGCGTGTTTTATAACTGCGTAAGTTTTTGTATAATGTCTTGTCGATACCTTTCAATTTGTTTTTAGTGATTGGAATTTGCGAGCACTCTCTGAATATATTCGATATTGTCttcttattatttgattttaataaaaaaaaatgttcattTATAAATCTTagataaaatgttttaaaatttttcgaaTATTTATGTTAAATTGACCCGGGGCCCTGAtcaagaaattttatttttaatttttgagaagcatACCTATTATCATATTTCAAGGATTAATTAATTCGAGGCGTGGCCATTTTTCCCCAACATCCCCTTCTCTCAGCTAAATGTGCAAGCATGATGTATTAAAATatcaaagtttttaaaataaaacgtggttgactttatatatatagtttgCGCAGAAGAAACATTTTACATTCCTCAATGATCTATATGTATATCTTTATTCATTTATAAtaaacaataatatataatcaCTGATAGTGCTACCCAAATAAGtactaaaattattaaaataaaatatgcgaTTCAACAAGTTGGATATTAGTGGGGACCAATATTATAAGAAATTGAAACTTGTGAATTTCCACACAAGTCAGTCCTTTTAAAAATCATAATGATTTGCTTATAAAAACTGACAATCAATTCTCCATATTTCATCGCATTTTTGTCTTGAAATATATATCGATCTCAGCAACCTGagatagatatatatttttaaggCGTTCAATTAATACATGAACAAAATGGCTAAAAGCAAATTACTGATCACATTTATCACATTATTCATTTTATCTTGTTCGGTTTCTGCGGTGCCGCTGAAGTTGCTGTCACCATTTAGGGTGGGATTCTACAGCCAATCTTGTCCTCCGGCGGAATTCATAGTGCAGAAGTACGTGAGCAAATTCGTTAGGCTTAACCCTGGCCTTGCTGCTGGCATTATAAGGTTGCATTTCCACGATTGCTTCGTCCGGGTAAGTaggatataaatatatatatattaattttaatgatCATCTTAGATGTTTGTTGTTtttcaataataatatatatatatttttgatctTAATTAGctcatggatatatatatatataatttaattttatagggATGTGATGCTTCTGTGCTGTTGGATGGACCAAATTCCGAAAAGGAAAGCATCCCAAACAAGGGAAGCCTGCGGGGCTTCGAGATCATAGATGCCGCCAAAGCCGAACTGGAGATCCGATGCCCCGGCGTCGTTTCCTGTGCGGACATTCTCGCATTCGCAGCTCGTGATAGTGCATGGAAAGTGGGGAACATATACTACCAAGTCCCGTCCGGTCGGCGCGACGGGAACGTCTCCTTAATACTGGATCCCCTTCTGAACCTTCCCCCACCATTCTTCAATGCCACAGCTCTCAGAGACAACTTCGCCAGAAAAGGGCTGACCCTTGATGAAATGGTCACACTCTCCGGCGCTCACTCCATCGGCATTTCGCACTGCACTTCCTTCTCCACTCGTCTATACCCGACCGtcgacccgaccctagaccccaAGTATGCAGCATTCTTGAAAACAATCTGTCCTCCCCCGGTTAATGGGACCACAACAGTAAACCCTACAACCAATCTTGATTCTTTGACCCCTAAGATTTTGGACAACAAGTACTACGTGGGTTTGAAGCTCAACAAGGGTCTTTTCACCTCGGACCAAACCTTGTATAACAGCCCTTTAACCAAGAAAATCGTGTTGAACAATGCTCAATATGGATACACATGGGCTACCAAGTTCGCCGCCGCCATGGTGAAGATGGGCAAAATCGACGTGCTCACCGGAACTGATAAGGGTGAGATCAGGAAAAAATGCAATTTGGTGAactgattaatttaattaaattcatcCATCCATCGGAGGCTGAATTCAAGAAGTACTTCTTTCAAGTACCTTTCATTTCCCATGCATTATTGTTTGATCATGATTTGATATTCTTAATCAGTCTTGCATGACAACTTTGATCATGCAACTTCATTTGtgctcaaattttaatttttattttgtttttgtttcatcAATTTAATTTCTTCTGTCTCTACTGATCAGTTGTACAAGACTGGAATAATATCGAGTTAATTGAATATATCGATCATTGTCGGTTATGTTACTAGCTTCATGAAGTGGTAATTTTCtacttttataatttttttcaattaagTGAAATTTATGCGCTGCCATTTTTGTTTGATTCGATTAGTCGTCTTTCATGCTGTGATCATGCAAGTTAATTTGTATGCtgaaattttaattctaattaatttgattttctttcaTCAATTAAATTTCTTCTGTCTCTAGTACTCAGTTGTATAAGACTGGAATAATATCGATCGAGTTCATTGAATATATCGATCATTTAATTTAGAAAATGAACTTTTTTGTATTTACTAATATTTACTAGGTTCCGCCACTATAAGCGTTGCTCATTTAATTTAGAAAATGAACtttttttttgtcaattaaCTTGTTCATTTGGTTTTGATCTATTAACTTATGATCAAATTTTGGTattgttaaaataaattttttttaaaaaagaaatgaAGACTAATGAAGTTTTAaggatatatttttgaaaaaaaatgcatACAAATATGGTATAAggaagaaaataatataaaatggtaATTGAGTCAAATCATATGTCAGAatacattaaaatataataaacaaTTGATTTCACGGAGCGTGCAATTACAACAAAGGTCGGAGGGGCTGTgtgcaaaaattttaaaaattcaaggaTATATTAgtctattaaatttttatagggGGTTTTGTGGCAATTAGAATTTTCAGAGGGGGTCCGGATGCTATTAGCCCTCGAAAatacatcaataataattatgtaatttcaagtgtaaTGTGTAACTCAATGTGTAATTCTCCGTGTACATGTAACATCACCCAAATTTTTAGCTCGTTTCGTTCATCCCTTAATTCAGTTTGTCAGTGAGATGGATCGAGTTGCTTTATGTTTATATGTAAGTCTCTTGTGACGGTCTCACCGCGTATATAGGGACGGAGCCAAGGGATCGGTGGTTACACTCGTCTCCCTCAAGTATAAATGTTTAATTTATAATGTGTTATCCTCTAAATTTGCAGTAACAGTtctttatataaataatttattcacgCAAAAAATTATTTACGACGACCCCCTTAATTGAATTTTTGGTTTTGTCCTTGTGTTATATTCATTTTTAGACATGTCAATCTGATTCATAATTGCAGTGAAAAACattaattttgatataaaaataatatttatttcatgagaTAGGTCAGATCGATTCGGAGATTCGTGCCATAAAATTGACCCGTTAGGATTTTTTGTGTAAAAATAAAAGGAGAGAAAAAAAAGGCTTAATTATTCTCCATTGTTTATTGTTAATCGTTTAATTAGTTAGGTtagattttaattatatatatatatatatatatgtatatgtatgtatgtatgtatgtatgtacaGGGGCGGATCCAGGACTCTATGTTCCGGGGGGCCGCGTTCGcatataaaattacaaaaataattattatatgtttctataattttcaataacatgaatacaatttttttaaaaataaatatatataatatcaaaagttaatattaattttttttccaaaagagAAAAGCCAAATATTTCGTAAAAGttatttttgattatatatcaaattCTATCGTTGTACATATCAGAGTTTgttgttttttatattttataattgtttttttcatctataaatttataacaaaaaaaacatGCTAAGCGAGAACCACAGTCTCAATTCACAGATATGTTTCATTCTATatattatcaaaatattaacaataaaaagtaatatgtaATCTTTCGTTCAATTAATTAagcttttattgtattttttttaatgttgcAAGCACAACTGCACAAGTGGGCACGACGTTGTTTTTTGTCCAAGTCGATGAGTAAGTTTTTCAATTAGAAAAAAACTATTTCAACTTACAAGTAATTTATAAGATTCAAAATCTACTGATCAGTTGTACAAGACTGGAATAATATCGAGTTAATTGAATATATCGATCATTGTCGGTTATGTTACTAGCTTCATGAAGTGGTTTTCtacttttataatttttttcaattaagTGAAATTTATGCGCTGCCATTTTTGTTTGATTCGATTAGTCGTCTTTCATGCTGTGATCATGCAAGTTAATTTGTATGCtgaaattttaattctaattaatttgattttctttcaTCAATTAAATTTCTTCTGTCTCTAGTACTCAGTTGTATAAGACTGGAATAATATCGATCGAGTTCATTGAATATATCGATCATTTAATTTAGAAAATGAACTTTTTTGTACTTACTAATATTTACTAGGTTCCGCCACTATAAGCGTTGCTCATTTAATTTAGAAAATGAACTTTTTTTTGTCAATTAACTTGTTCATTTGGTTTTGATCTATTAACTTATGATCAAATTTTGGTATTGTTACAATAACTTATTTTCGGTTATTTTGGTTCAACTACTGTTATGAAAACTTGACACGTTAGTATTTTTCGGTGACACGTcagcagttggaccaaaatagccgaaaaataaaaatttgcgtacaaaaaccaaattttgaaaatttaatagaccaaaacaaaaaaaaatgtacaAGTTAATTAATAgaaaaaaactattttccttttaattgtgtGATAActacatttttttgttttgttatttgcaCTTTTTTCACTTTTGGTTCGTTAACGGTGAATTTGTAATTTCTGTCATGTAATTAACTTAcgcgatttttttatttttttttctattacggtgaatttttatttttaatcatgtaaCTTTTATATTGTTTGCATTTTAGTCATTTAACTTatagttatttttaaatttgatcTTTTTTATCGATCATAatgacaaataaataaaaaaaatacaagataaaggatcaaaaataaaaaaaaaacacaagttagaggaaaaatgaaaattcaccGTAAGAggactaaaatgaaaaaaaaaacatgcaagtTACAGGATTGAAAATACAAATTTACTGTTAACATGACCAAAAGTGAAAAAAGTGTAAATAACATGactaaaaattttgttattatctttaATTTGTATCATATATAAGTTCGTAACCTTGCACTAATACACCTAATTATATGATCATCAACTAGGAAATTGATTTGGTTGTTTAGATTTGTCAATAGTTCGAGGAGTAGGCCTCTTATGAGATGAACACACGGTCGATCTGACCCATAATACAATgagaagtaatattttttattataaaaataatatttttttcatgtgtCAGGCTGATTAGAAAAATTGTTTCACAAAATTGATTTGTGAGACTGTCTCATAGTTTTTCTGTATTTGTGTGATACCCGTGACCAAATTCATGgtataataaagaaaatatatttaaatatattttttgtacctactagtgaaataaaaattaagatttttaatTCCAATTTTTTGGCTAAATCTCGGTtctcatattatatatatattaaggttttttaaataaattttacatgtaaagaaaacttattatttttattgactagtattattttcaaaataatgatttatcttaattgacatATTAATGTGGAGCTATTAgtgtttaaaatttgatttttttttgtcacCACCTTGATTATTCAAGGATATCCTAACTTTCTTTCTCTCAAGTATTCTTGCCACGACAACTTATTCCCTTCCATACTAATATCTGCTCATTCTTTTTATTAGATTAGAGTAGCAGCATAAGGATTGAAGGCCACTAGAAATAATAGTATTTCGAGTGGAGACATTGGAGTGTAAGTGTGTATATTTAAGGATTCTTGAGGTATATAATTGTTAAGCTATGTCATGAGGTtgatgatagatgatgatattcACAGTAGTTGCCCATTATATGAATCTGAGATCGAGGTAAGtgggcttatatatatatatatatatatatatatatatatgttttaaaataatGATGTTCTTGATTT
It encodes:
- the LOC140888404 gene encoding peroxidase 5-like, which translates into the protein MAKSKLLITFITLFILSCSVSAVPLKLLSPFRVGFYSQSCPPAEFIVQKYVSKFVRLNPGLAAGIIRLHFHDCFVRGCDASVLLDGPNSEKESIPNKGSLRGFEIIDAAKAELEIRCPGVVSCADILAFAARDSAWKVGNIYYQVPSGRRDGNVSLILDPLLNLPPPFFNATALRDNFARKGLTLDEMVTLSGAHSIGISHCTSFSTRLYPTVDPTLDPKYAAFLKTICPPPVNGTTTVNPTTNLDSLTPKILDNKYYVGLKLNKGLFTSDQTLYNSPLTKKIVLNNAQYGYTWATKFAAAMVKMGKIDVLTGTDKGEIRKKCNLVN